In Rickettsiella endosymbiont of Aleochara curtula, one genomic interval encodes:
- the fdxA gene encoding ferredoxin FdxA: MTFLVTEKCIRCKYTDCVEVCPVDCFYEGPNMLVIHPDECIDCGLCEPECPVNAIYVEDDLPEKYKEFLALNKELAQKWPNITHRKDPPADADEWKDKEDKLKYLEK; encoded by the coding sequence ATGACATTTCTAGTCACTGAAAAGTGTATTCGTTGTAAATATACCGATTGTGTAGAAGTATGCCCAGTTGATTGTTTTTACGAAGGGCCGAATATGTTGGTTATTCATCCTGACGAATGCATTGATTGTGGCCTGTGTGAACCAGAATGTCCGGTGAATGCCATTTATGTTGAAGATGATCTGCCGGAAAAATATAAAGAATTCTTAGCCTTGAATAAAGAGCTTGCACAAAAATGGCCGAATATCACGCACCGCAAAGATCCACCCGCCGACGCCGACGAATGGAAAGATAAGGAAGATAAATTAAAGTATCTCGAAAAATAA
- the pgsA gene encoding CDP-diacylglycerol--glycerol-3-phosphate 3-phosphatidyltransferase: MGIPNILTFLRIILIPVFILLFYLPFRGSHILAAIIFIFAAMTDWLDGYLARSLGQVSKLGTFLDPVADKLIVVTALILLVGDQALPYLAVPAIVIICREIMVSALREWMAEIGKRKRMVVSMLGKIKTAIQMLAIILLLLYKPGAWIGFALSGYVLLYLAVILTLWSMCLYLKAAWHDLSS; encoded by the coding sequence ATGGGTATCCCCAATATATTGACCTTTCTGCGCATCATTTTAATTCCCGTTTTTATTTTATTATTTTATTTACCTTTTCGTGGTAGTCACATATTAGCCGCGATCATTTTTATTTTTGCGGCGATGACAGATTGGTTAGATGGTTATTTAGCGCGAAGTTTGGGACAAGTTTCTAAATTAGGCACATTCCTTGATCCCGTTGCCGATAAATTAATTGTGGTAACGGCTTTAATATTATTGGTGGGTGATCAAGCGTTACCTTATTTAGCTGTCCCTGCTATCGTTATTATTTGTCGAGAAATTATGGTATCGGCATTGCGTGAATGGATGGCAGAGATTGGTAAACGCAAACGTATGGTAGTGAGCATGTTAGGCAAAATAAAAACCGCGATACAAATGTTAGCGATTATTTTATTATTACTTTATAAGCCAGGTGCTTGGATAGGATTTGCTTTGTCAGGTTATGTATTACTTTATCTTGCAGTAATCTTGACGTTGTGGAGTATGTGTTTATATTTAAAAGCAGCTTGGCATGATTTATCTTCTTGA
- the uvrC gene encoding excinuclease ABC subunit UvrC, whose amino-acid sequence MKLGADATNLKQQLAFISQSAGVYLFLNAEQQVLYVGKARHLKKRVSSYFRGQQSSRVALLMRQVTAIETTATETENQALLLESNLIKQLKPRYNILLRDDKSYPYIILSKHQSYPRLAFYRGARTKDYRYFGPFPSILAVRETINLLQKLFRIRSCKDSFFRNRTRPCLQYQIKRCTAPCVGLITPENYQRDVTNTVLFLQGKNQTVIDDIAEQMERAAQGLDYETAARLRDQIAALREIQQQQVITTGQGNLDIIGLAQQTSHYVLYVLNVRHGRLLGGKAYFPDVPAKHKTAEVLSAFIEQFYLQTEISHTIPEEIVISLKLPEQEWLRATLVERSGHKVKLLNKPSGEKKHWLSLAHENARQALVAHLSDKLAFYKQLECLQTALRLDNMPQRIECFDISHTQGEATVASCVVFDEQGPRKMDYRRFNIEDVTPGDDYAAMRQALLRRYKHLKNEEENLPDVLLIDGGKGQLKQAEQVLEELQINGILLIGVAKGPGRKSGLESLYFSNRAQPISLPADSLALRAILSIRDEAHRFAITGHRGRRAKKRRTSALEDIPGIGAKRRRELLRQFGGLQALQNASAADLAKVPGISQRLAEQIYLALKG is encoded by the coding sequence GTGAAGCTTGGTGCGGATGCGACGAATCTAAAACAGCAACTGGCTTTTATCAGTCAAAGTGCGGGTGTTTATTTATTTTTGAACGCCGAGCAGCAAGTATTGTATGTGGGCAAAGCGCGGCATTTAAAAAAACGTGTCAGTAGCTATTTCCGTGGTCAGCAAAGTAGTCGCGTGGCGTTGCTGATGCGACAGGTGACGGCCATTGAAACCACCGCCACAGAAACCGAAAATCAAGCTTTATTGTTAGAGAGTAATCTCATTAAACAATTGAAGCCGCGTTACAATATTTTGTTACGCGATGATAAAAGCTACCCGTATATTATTCTTAGCAAACACCAAAGTTATCCGCGTTTAGCGTTTTATCGCGGTGCACGCACAAAGGATTATCGCTATTTTGGACCGTTCCCAAGTATCCTGGCCGTCAGAGAAACTATCAATTTATTGCAGAAATTATTTAGAATTCGTTCTTGTAAAGATAGTTTTTTTCGCAATCGCACCAGGCCGTGCTTGCAATACCAAATCAAACGCTGTACCGCTCCTTGTGTCGGACTTATTACACCAGAAAATTATCAGCGGGATGTGACAAATACGGTGTTATTTTTACAAGGCAAAAATCAAACTGTTATCGATGATATCGCTGAACAAATGGAAAGGGCAGCGCAGGGATTAGATTATGAGACCGCCGCGCGTTTGCGCGATCAGATTGCCGCGCTGCGTGAGATTCAACAGCAACAAGTGATTACTACCGGCCAGGGTAATCTGGATATTATTGGCTTAGCACAACAAACGTCGCATTATGTTTTATATGTGTTGAATGTGCGCCATGGTCGATTATTAGGTGGTAAAGCCTACTTCCCTGATGTACCTGCAAAACATAAAACCGCGGAAGTATTATCGGCTTTTATCGAGCAATTTTATTTGCAAACTGAAATTTCGCATACCATTCCTGAGGAGATTGTTATTTCGTTAAAGCTACCTGAACAAGAATGGTTAAGGGCCACTTTAGTTGAGCGTTCAGGACATAAAGTTAAATTATTAAATAAACCCAGTGGTGAAAAAAAGCACTGGTTAAGCTTGGCACATGAAAATGCACGACAGGCTTTAGTAGCGCATCTTTCCGATAAATTGGCCTTTTATAAGCAACTCGAATGTTTGCAAACGGCATTGCGCTTGGATAATATGCCACAGCGCATAGAATGTTTTGATATCAGTCATACGCAAGGCGAAGCGACCGTTGCCTCGTGTGTGGTATTTGATGAGCAAGGTCCACGAAAAATGGACTATCGACGCTTTAATATTGAGGATGTTACTCCTGGCGATGACTATGCAGCAATGCGTCAAGCGTTGTTGCGCCGTTATAAGCATTTGAAAAATGAAGAAGAAAATTTACCGGATGTGTTGCTTATCGATGGTGGCAAAGGTCAACTCAAGCAAGCTGAACAAGTCCTAGAGGAGCTACAGATTAATGGTATCCTTCTCATCGGCGTAGCGAAAGGTCCGGGTCGAAAATCGGGTCTGGAAAGTTTATATTTTTCCAATCGTGCGCAGCCTATTAGCTTGCCTGCGGATTCCTTGGCATTACGAGCGATTTTAAGCATACGCGATGAAGCCCATCGTTTTGCTATTACTGGGCACCGAGGTCGACGCGCAAAAAAACGACGTACTTCAGCGCTGGAAGATATTCCTGGTATCGGTGCGAAACGGCGACGTGAATTATTACGTCAGTTTGGCGGCTTACAAGCATTACAAAACGCCAGTGCGGCTGACCTAGCCAAAGTTCCTGGTATTAGTCAACGTTTGGCCGAACAAATTTATTTAGCTTTAAAAGGCTAA
- the uvrY gene encoding UvrY/SirA/GacA family response regulator transcription factor, with protein MINVVIVDDHALVRLGMKRLLEDVRDINVIGEAESGEAAINLVKETKPDVVLMDLKMPGIGGLDATRRLIRVNPKLKIIVVTVFSEGPFPDRLVRAGAAGYITKNTNAEELITAIRKVVAGQIYITLEIAQKMALRQVSDASKSPFAQLSERELQVMYMVTHGTKVNGIAKKLCLSPKTVNTYRYRLYEKLGVHNDVELTHLALRYGLLEEEEGYTDKSQENPEE; from the coding sequence ATGATTAACGTCGTTATCGTTGACGATCATGCCTTAGTACGTTTAGGCATGAAGCGCTTGTTAGAGGATGTTCGTGATATTAATGTTATCGGTGAAGCCGAAAGTGGCGAAGCTGCCATTAATTTAGTAAAGGAAACCAAACCCGATGTGGTGTTGATGGATCTAAAAATGCCTGGAATAGGTGGTTTAGATGCAACACGCCGTTTGATACGTGTCAATCCTAAACTTAAAATTATCGTTGTGACGGTATTTAGTGAAGGTCCTTTTCCAGATCGATTGGTTCGTGCTGGAGCGGCAGGATATATTACTAAAAATACCAATGCTGAAGAATTAATCACCGCGATTCGTAAAGTGGTTGCGGGTCAAATCTATATTACTTTAGAGATCGCGCAAAAAATGGCCTTACGTCAGGTTTCTGACGCTTCCAAATCGCCGTTTGCGCAACTTTCTGAACGTGAATTACAAGTGATGTATATGGTCACGCATGGGACTAAAGTGAATGGTATTGCCAAAAAACTTTGTTTAAGTCCTAAAACCGTGAACACCTATCGCTATCGTCTCTATGAAAAATTAGGTGTGCATAACGATGTTGAGTTAACCCATCTCGCGCTGCGTTACGGTTTATTGGAAGAAGAAGAAGGTTATACCGATAAATCCCAGGAAAATCCGGAGGAATAA
- the tadA gene encoding tRNA adenosine(34) deaminase TadA, with amino-acid sequence MVTRILFARHDGFFYLGMNALQNDITYMHLALKAAELAEMSNEVPIGAVLVLNKEIIATAYNQTRTQCDPTAHAEILLLRQAAKRLKNHRLLESTLYVTLEPCLMCVGAMIQARIKRVVFGAYDSRFGVIMSQRQLFKGLNHSFDFTDGVLAETCSEKLQKFFKQKRQILRTML; translated from the coding sequence ATGGTCACACGCATTTTATTTGCTCGCCATGACGGTTTTTTTTATCTTGGTATGAACGCTCTGCAGAATGATATTACCTACATGCACTTAGCTTTAAAAGCGGCGGAGTTGGCAGAAATGTCTAACGAAGTTCCCATCGGTGCGGTCTTAGTGCTAAACAAAGAAATCATCGCTACTGCTTATAATCAAACTCGCACGCAATGTGATCCTACCGCGCATGCTGAAATTTTGTTGCTGCGACAAGCGGCCAAACGGCTAAAAAATCATCGTTTATTAGAGTCGACATTGTATGTTACTTTAGAACCTTGTTTAATGTGCGTCGGCGCGATGATCCAAGCCCGAATTAAACGGGTGGTGTTTGGTGCGTATGATTCGCGTTTTGGCGTGATAATGTCACAACGGCAGCTTTTCAAAGGTCTTAATCATAGCTTTGATTTTACCGATGGAGTGTTAGCAGAAACTTGTTCAGAAAAATTACAGAAATTTTTTAAACAAAAACGTCAAATCCTGCGCACGATGCTATGA
- the rlmB gene encoding 23S rRNA (guanosine(2251)-2'-O)-methyltransferase RlmB — MIKKEFIFGFHAITALLKSHPERICQLYRQEGREDKRMLEIVQLAEYQHIPIQTLSKLKCEVWAQGAVHQGVLAEIKISAQLNERDLFSLVDQCLANETSPPFLLVLDEVQDPHNLGACLRSANAAGADAVIIPQDRSVSLTPSVRKIAAGAAEMTPLFTVTNLATCLEKLKKAGVWCYGLDQSATQLIYDTALTGPLALVLGAEGKGLRRLSKERCDGLIAIPMAGSVSSLNVSVAAGICLFEAVRQRQ; from the coding sequence ATGATTAAAAAAGAATTTATTTTTGGTTTTCATGCGATTACCGCGTTATTAAAATCACATCCAGAAAGAATATGCCAACTCTATCGCCAAGAAGGTCGCGAAGATAAACGTATGTTAGAGATCGTGCAATTGGCTGAATATCAGCATATTCCTATCCAAACGTTATCAAAGCTTAAATGTGAGGTATGGGCTCAGGGTGCGGTGCATCAAGGCGTGTTAGCAGAGATCAAAATTTCGGCGCAACTAAACGAGCGCGATTTGTTTAGTTTAGTCGATCAGTGCCTAGCAAACGAAACGTCACCGCCGTTTTTATTAGTATTAGATGAGGTTCAGGATCCGCATAACTTAGGTGCCTGTTTACGTTCTGCCAATGCAGCGGGCGCAGACGCGGTGATTATTCCACAGGATCGTTCGGTTAGCTTGACGCCCAGTGTGCGAAAAATAGCTGCCGGTGCCGCAGAAATGACGCCACTTTTCACGGTCACAAATTTAGCCACTTGCTTAGAGAAGTTAAAAAAGGCTGGAGTGTGGTGTTATGGTTTAGATCAATCCGCCACCCAACTTATTTATGATACGGCATTAACCGGACCTTTGGCGTTGGTATTAGGTGCTGAAGGTAAAGGTTTGCGCCGTTTAAGCAAAGAGCGTTGCGATGGCTTGATTGCTATTCCGATGGCCGGTAGTGTCAGCAGCTTAAACGTTTCCGTCGCGGCTGGGATCTGTTTATTCGAAGCGGTTAGGCAAAGACAATAA
- the rnr gene encoding ribonuclease R, with translation MAKKPKQFVDPYAAREAGKYDNPIPSREYILDFLKKCGHLVKRDELNQLLGLSDDPERQEALRRRLRAMERDGQIVLTRREGYGLPDKMNLVRGRIIGHRDGFGFLVPDDGSDDLYLSARQMQLVFHGDRVLARVIGTDRRNRREGVIAEVLERNTPSLVGRFFKEKGVAFVVPSNNRITQDILIGVDDESAATSGQIVVVEITRFPSFRQQAIGRITEILGEHMAPGLEIEIAIRNYNLPHVWPDSVQEEIDALQAGVLPSDEEENRVDLQDLAFVTIDGADAKDFDDAVYCERQKKQWRLVVAIADVSHYINPQSELDKEAEARGNSVYFPNSVLPMLPEVLSNELCSLKPKVNRLCMVCDMLISSKGELKRFQFYPAVIHSRARLIYNEVATWLNTNKCPPAYKNLLPHLQNLHSLYQLLRQTREARGAIDFETTETQVIFGPDRKIKQIIPTVRTVAHRIIEECMLLANVSAAHFLLKAKIPTLYRIHAAPAAEKLADLKSFLAELGLRFPNKKIVTPEDYSTLLKLIADRPDAHLIQTVMLRSLSQAIYSPENIGHFGLAFDAYAHFTSPIRRYPDLLVHRAIRHVLAKRKAKNFFYDKVTISRLGEHCSTTERRADEATREVLDWLKCEYMRDRVGESFDGIITNVTGFGLFVELKNIYVEGLVHVTALHNDYYQFDASRHCLQGERTGIVYRLGDRIQVRVGRVDLDQRKIDFELVEPELQKSIKKAKKYKKRK, from the coding sequence ATGGCAAAAAAACCGAAACAGTTTGTTGATCCGTATGCGGCACGTGAAGCGGGTAAATACGATAATCCCATTCCTAGTCGCGAATACATTTTAGACTTCTTAAAAAAATGTGGTCATCTGGTCAAACGTGATGAACTCAATCAACTTTTGGGCTTAAGCGATGATCCCGAGCGCCAAGAAGCCTTGCGACGACGTTTGCGAGCGATGGAACGCGACGGACAAATTGTTTTAACGCGGCGTGAAGGTTATGGTTTGCCAGATAAAATGAATTTGGTACGCGGTCGAATTATTGGCCATCGCGATGGATTTGGCTTTTTAGTTCCGGATGATGGCAGTGATGATCTGTATTTAAGTGCGCGACAAATGCAGTTGGTTTTTCATGGCGATAGAGTGTTAGCGCGCGTAATAGGAACCGATAGACGTAATCGACGTGAAGGTGTGATCGCTGAAGTATTAGAACGGAATACGCCATCTCTAGTCGGGCGTTTTTTCAAAGAGAAGGGTGTCGCGTTTGTCGTGCCATCGAATAATCGTATTACACAAGATATTTTAATCGGCGTGGACGATGAAAGTGCGGCAACTTCCGGACAGATTGTTGTTGTCGAAATAACTCGCTTTCCTAGTTTTCGTCAACAAGCGATTGGTCGCATTACCGAGATACTCGGCGAACATATGGCGCCGGGTTTAGAGATAGAAATAGCGATACGTAATTATAATCTTCCGCATGTCTGGCCTGATTCGGTCCAGGAAGAAATTGACGCTTTGCAAGCCGGTGTGTTACCGAGCGATGAAGAAGAAAATCGGGTTGATTTACAAGATTTAGCGTTTGTTACGATTGATGGTGCGGATGCCAAAGATTTTGATGATGCGGTGTATTGTGAACGACAAAAAAAACAATGGCGTTTAGTGGTAGCCATAGCCGATGTGAGTCATTATATCAATCCACAAAGTGAACTAGATAAAGAAGCCGAAGCACGCGGAAATTCAGTGTATTTTCCAAACAGTGTGTTACCGATGTTGCCGGAAGTGCTATCCAATGAGTTATGCTCATTAAAGCCTAAAGTCAATCGACTGTGTATGGTTTGCGATATGTTGATTTCTAGTAAGGGCGAGTTAAAACGCTTTCAATTTTATCCGGCGGTGATCCATTCTAGAGCACGTTTGATTTACAATGAGGTCGCGACATGGTTAAACACGAATAAATGTCCGCCAGCGTATAAAAATTTATTACCGCATTTACAAAATCTGCATAGCTTATACCAGTTGCTGCGCCAAACGCGCGAAGCACGCGGCGCGATTGATTTTGAAACGACTGAAACGCAAGTTATTTTTGGGCCGGATCGAAAAATTAAGCAGATTATTCCCACTGTTCGCACCGTAGCGCATCGTATCATTGAAGAATGTATGTTACTGGCCAATGTTTCTGCCGCGCATTTTTTATTGAAAGCTAAAATTCCGACCTTATATCGTATCCATGCGGCACCGGCTGCGGAAAAATTAGCAGACTTGAAAAGTTTTCTAGCGGAATTAGGTTTACGTTTTCCAAATAAAAAGATCGTCACACCGGAAGATTATTCAACGTTGTTAAAATTAATTGCCGACCGGCCAGATGCGCATTTAATCCAAACGGTGATGTTGCGTTCCTTGAGTCAAGCAATTTATAGTCCGGAAAATATTGGTCATTTTGGTTTGGCATTCGATGCTTATGCCCACTTTACTTCACCGATCCGTCGTTATCCGGATTTGTTAGTGCATCGAGCCATACGCCATGTTTTAGCCAAACGCAAAGCCAAGAATTTTTTCTATGATAAGGTCACGATATCGCGTTTAGGTGAACATTGCTCGACGACCGAACGACGCGCCGATGAAGCGACACGCGAAGTATTAGATTGGTTAAAATGTGAATACATGCGGGATCGTGTCGGTGAAAGCTTTGATGGCATTATCACTAATGTCACCGGCTTTGGTTTATTTGTTGAGTTGAAAAATATTTATGTGGAAGGTTTAGTGCATGTAACCGCCTTGCATAATGATTATTACCAATTTGATGCGAGTCGGCATTGCTTGCAAGGTGAACGTACCGGAATAGTGTATCGTTTGGGCGATAGGATACAGGTGCGAGTAGGGCGTGTTGATCTCGATCAACGAAAAATAGATTTTGAACTGGTCGAACCAGAACTTCAAAAATCCATAAAAAAAGCAAAAAAATATAAAAAGCGAAAATAG
- a CDS encoding 16S rRNA (uracil(1498)-N(3))-methyltransferase → MRLTRIYQPQALSAGQILNLSKEAAGHLIRVLRLQVGDDFIVFNGKAGEFRAIIIELSKSVVTVKLGEFDAVSRESSLQITLAQAVLRSDKMDYVLQKAVELGVTRFIPLITARSTLKLAPERWQKRSLHWQGVMLAACEQSGRTRLPKLENPMTFDVATTSIKAEQRIILQPCVKQNINSLPRCQSVAVLVGPEGGWSENELKCARVATYSPIQLGPRVLRAETAGLAAVSILQSLYGDL, encoded by the coding sequence ATGCGTCTCACTCGTATCTATCAACCACAAGCTTTAAGCGCCGGGCAAATACTCAACTTATCTAAAGAGGCGGCAGGGCATTTAATCCGCGTACTGCGTTTGCAGGTCGGAGATGACTTTATTGTATTCAATGGTAAAGCGGGAGAATTTCGGGCAATTATTATTGAACTAAGCAAAAGCGTGGTAACGGTAAAGCTCGGTGAATTTGATGCTGTGAGCCGTGAATCGTCTTTGCAAATTACCTTAGCGCAAGCCGTATTGCGCTCTGATAAAATGGATTACGTGTTGCAAAAAGCCGTGGAATTGGGTGTGACACGCTTTATACCCTTGATAACAGCACGCAGTACACTCAAATTAGCACCCGAACGTTGGCAAAAACGTAGTTTACATTGGCAAGGTGTGATGCTCGCTGCCTGTGAACAATCGGGAAGAACACGTTTGCCGAAACTCGAAAATCCCATGACCTTTGATGTTGCTACCACGTCGATAAAAGCTGAGCAGCGGATCATTTTACAGCCTTGCGTCAAGCAAAATATCAATTCTTTACCGCGTTGTCAGAGTGTTGCGGTATTGGTGGGACCCGAAGGCGGCTGGTCTGAAAACGAGCTGAAGTGTGCTCGCGTCGCGACTTATAGTCCTATACAACTGGGACCGCGGGTTTTAAGAGCAGAAACCGCCGGTTTAGCCGCAGTGAGTATATTGCAAAGTTTATATGGTGATTTATAG
- the lolB gene encoding lipoprotein insertase outer membrane protein LolB: MHKILVIILAVFLSSCASFNQAPTPLPKPKIINHYLPWAQRKAQLNAIQNFRVNGNLVIHQTSGRGVNASFSWEQTYPNYQLSFFGPLGSQGAVLTGSPKQVSLTTHQQTYHAQSPEQLLHDQLGLNLPVSQFYYWLRGLPAPQSRYTTNLDAYNRLMQLRQSGWRVVYRHFTNIGKIDLPDRIDLSNCQWQVRIILNHWDIN; this comes from the coding sequence ATGCACAAGATTCTTGTCATTATTTTAGCGGTTTTCTTGAGCAGCTGTGCGAGTTTTAACCAAGCCCCGACACCGCTCCCTAAACCCAAAATAATTAATCACTATCTTCCCTGGGCACAACGCAAAGCGCAACTGAATGCTATACAAAATTTTCGTGTCAATGGCAACCTTGTCATACACCAAACATCCGGCCGTGGTGTGAATGCCTCGTTCAGCTGGGAACAGACCTATCCTAATTATCAACTCAGCTTTTTTGGGCCCTTAGGATCACAAGGCGCGGTACTTACCGGAAGTCCTAAGCAAGTCAGTTTAACCACGCATCAACAAACCTACCATGCGCAAAGCCCAGAACAACTCTTACATGATCAATTAGGTTTAAATTTACCCGTATCACAATTTTATTATTGGTTACGCGGTCTACCGGCGCCACAATCCCGTTATACCACCAATCTAGATGCATATAATCGACTCATGCAACTACGGCAATCCGGTTGGCGCGTGGTTTATCGGCACTTTACTAACATTGGAAAAATTGATTTACCGGATCGTATCGATCTGTCCAATTGCCAATGGCAAGTCCGTATCATACTTAATCATTGGGACATTAACTAA
- the ispE gene encoding 4-(cytidine 5'-diphospho)-2-C-methyl-D-erythritol kinase, giving the protein MYYWPAPAKLNLFLHLTGRRADRYHELQTVFQLIDYCDELSFTPRSDPQINCTCLSLLNPVSAAIIPDADNLAIKAARSLQDRNKNLPGVDILIKKRIPIGGGLGGGSSNAATTLVVLNHLWNMHLPLDELLNLGITLGADVPVFIHGLSSWAEGIGEKLQALPLPETWFVVMIPPLTISTAKLFSHPRLTYNTTPIKIQTFLGGSLNTHNDFEHIVRQEYPMIAEGLDFLNHYAPARLSGTGAAIFATLKSKIAAETLLEKIKAPYRGFVCKGLTTSPLRQIMKNWGVAKW; this is encoded by the coding sequence GTGTACTATTGGCCAGCTCCCGCTAAATTAAATCTTTTTTTACATCTTACCGGTCGTAGAGCCGATCGTTATCATGAACTGCAAACCGTTTTTCAACTCATTGACTACTGCGATGAATTAAGTTTTACACCGCGCAGTGACCCACAAATTAATTGCACGTGTTTATCATTACTTAACCCGGTCAGCGCGGCGATCATTCCCGATGCCGATAACTTAGCCATTAAAGCGGCACGCTCATTACAAGATAGAAATAAAAACTTGCCCGGCGTTGATATATTGATCAAAAAACGTATTCCTATAGGTGGCGGTTTAGGGGGTGGTAGTTCCAATGCAGCAACAACACTCGTTGTGTTAAATCATTTATGGAACATGCATCTTCCTTTAGACGAATTATTAAACTTAGGTATCACACTCGGCGCCGATGTACCGGTATTTATTCATGGACTAAGCAGTTGGGCTGAAGGTATTGGCGAGAAACTACAAGCGTTACCGTTACCTGAAACTTGGTTTGTGGTAATGATTCCACCACTGACTATTTCCACCGCAAAACTTTTTTCACATCCGCGATTGACATACAACACGACACCCATCAAAATACAAACCTTTTTAGGCGGATCATTAAATACACATAATGATTTTGAACACATCGTTAGGCAGGAATATCCTATGATTGCGGAGGGCTTAGACTTCTTAAATCATTATGCTCCTGCTCGATTATCAGGGACCGGAGCGGCTATTTTTGCCACACTTAAGTCAAAAATAGCCGCTGAAACGCTGCTAGAAAAAATTAAAGCGCCCTATCGGGGCTTTGTCTGTAAAGGGTTAACCACTTCACCTTTACGACAAATAATGAAAAATTGGGGTGTCGCCAAGTGGTAA
- a CDS encoding ribose-phosphate pyrophosphokinase produces MMLFTGNANRPLAEKVAKHLGKELGKATVGHFSDGEIMVEILENVRGQDVFVMQPTCPPVNTNLMELIIMADALRRASAKRITAVVPYFGYGRQDRRIRSSRVPITARVVADMMTAVGISRLLTVDLHADQIQGFFDIPVDNVYATPEILKDMEGQKIYKGDEQLIVVSPDVGGVVRARAIAKRFNDADIAIIDKRRTGPNKTEVMHIIGEVKDRNCLLVDDIVDTGGTLCLAAKSLKENGANLIMGYCTHPVLSGNAINDIQNSCINELVVTDTVPLSDAARHCKKIRQLSLSDMLAKTICRINSEESVSSMFVD; encoded by the coding sequence ATGATGCTCTTTACTGGTAACGCTAACCGACCTTTAGCAGAAAAAGTCGCTAAACATTTAGGCAAGGAATTAGGTAAAGCCACCGTCGGTCACTTTAGTGACGGTGAAATCATGGTAGAGATCTTAGAAAATGTCAGAGGACAAGACGTATTTGTTATGCAACCAACCTGTCCGCCGGTTAATACTAATTTAATGGAACTCATCATTATGGCCGATGCCTTGCGTCGTGCCTCGGCTAAACGCATTACCGCCGTTGTTCCCTATTTTGGCTACGGTCGCCAAGATCGACGCATACGTTCGTCACGTGTTCCGATTACTGCGCGTGTCGTTGCAGACATGATGACCGCTGTTGGCATTAGTCGGTTACTAACCGTCGATTTACATGCCGATCAAATCCAAGGTTTTTTTGACATTCCGGTAGACAATGTCTACGCCACACCTGAAATCTTAAAGGATATGGAAGGTCAAAAGATTTATAAAGGTGATGAGCAATTAATTGTCGTATCGCCGGATGTCGGTGGTGTCGTCAGAGCGCGAGCCATTGCCAAGCGCTTCAATGATGCGGATATTGCCATCATCGATAAACGCCGTACCGGTCCGAATAAAACCGAAGTCATGCATATTATCGGTGAAGTAAAAGACCGCAATTGTTTATTAGTTGATGATATTGTCGATACGGGTGGCACACTCTGTTTAGCCGCGAAATCCTTAAAAGAAAATGGCGCTAATTTAATTATGGGGTATTGCACACATCCCGTCTTATCCGGCAATGCCATTAACGATATTCAAAACTCATGTATCAATGAACTGGTCGTCACCGATACCGTACCCTTAAGCGATGCAGCACGACATTGCAAGAAAATTCGCCAACTGAGTTTGAGTGATATGTTAGCGAAAACGATTTGTCGCATTAATTCCGAAGAATCTGTCAGTTCAATGTTTGTTGATTAA